Genomic DNA from Patescibacteria group bacterium:
GCCGCGGGAGCGTGTGAAGAAACATCGTTTTTTCGTGGCCACGCATTTGTTGTCTGGTGCGGTACTTGCCGTTTGCGCGCTCGCGGTTATTGGCTATCTCGGTTATCAAGCAAATCGACTTCTCTCGGCCCCCGAAATTGCGCTCTTGAATCCGTCGGACGACTCGGCGGTGACCTCTGCACTTCTGCCTGTCTCGGGAACGGTCGAGAACAAAGAAGTGCAGGTAAAAATCAACGGCCACGACGTGGTTGTGAAGGACGACAATACATTCTCTACAACGCTCGACCTTGTTCGCGGTTTGAATGTCATTACTGTAGAGGCGAAGCGACGCTATTCACATCCCGCCATCATTTATCGACGTGTAGTTTTTGATGGAACCACTAGTCCGGCAGTTTCTTTGAAGTAAAAGTGGATAAGTTTCTA
This window encodes:
- a CDS encoding helix-turn-helix domain-containing protein; this encodes MVFVMRKLETQPKLLGEKLRTLRRSQAVSLEMIESLTRVRKSYLEALEWGKYDLLPDPMYTRNYIRSYARALNADETYFLELYEEESGRMDLLAPHRLPRERVKKHRFFVATHLLSGAVLAVCALAVIGYLGYQANRLLSAPEIALLNPSDDSAVTSALLPVSGTVENKEVQVKINGHDVVVKDDNTFSTTLDLVRGLNVITVEAKRRYSHPAIIYRRVVFDGTTSPAVSLK